AAAATCTTCTTGAACGCCAAGAAACTCCAACTGCTTTTTTATCAGGAAGAGAGTGTCCAAGTTGTCGTCAATCATTATTTTCAATCCCTTCTCCCGGGCGTACCTTACAAAGACATACGTTGCAATAGCCGAGCCGTAAGATGTCTCATCCTCAATGAGGACTAAATCGCCAAATGGCGTTTTGTCTATTATTTCAAAAAGCATCTCCTTCGTCATTTCCATCCTATCACCCCAGCTGGGATTTCGATTTCCTTTCCAAGCAGGTCCGGGCTTGTGGATTTTTTGAAGGTAAAAATACTGCTCGTAGGTGTTGGGACGGCTTCAATTAGTGTAGTGGCCATTCTTTCAAGTTCCGGGAGAGGGTTAAACTGAATTGAAGATGCAATATCCTTATTGACCAAATAGAAGGCCTTCCGCTTCTCATTTCCAAGGAAAGACTGAATCGCGAGGATAAAGGTATAGAATTCTGATACCGATGAAACAAACGAAAAGAGCCTTTCAAGGCCGAGGACAATGTTTATGGATTTTTCAACCTTTGAAAAGACTGCTACACCTGCTTCTTCATAGTTTCTTATGTATATAACCGGCTCGCTGACAAACTTTACCCTTGTGACAACGTTTCCAACGTTCCTTTTTCCACCGGTTTTAACAACAAGGGCATCTCTAAAGTCCTCCCCAATGCCAAGGGATTCAAGATGCTTCTGGATAACGTGGAGAGAATCGAAGTTATCATCAATTATAACCGGCAATCCTCGTGATTTCCCATAATACAGAAGACCAAGCGTCATAAACTCAGGTATGAACGATCGGTAGTATTCAACGAGAACGATCTCGCCAAACTTTATTTTATCGACGAGCTTAAAAACCTCCTCCAAGGATTCCAAGTTCTCACCTCCACAATTAATTAATGCCCTTTACAGATATAACTTTTTTGCATTTAAAAATAAAAAGAATCAGAGCCTAACAACGTGCACAGAACAGGAGATGCATGGGTCGAACGCCCTAACGGTTTCCTCCATCTTCTGAAGGAAAGTCATTTCGTCCGAGCTTCCATACCTCTTTTTGGCCTCTTCATAAAGGCTGAGCTCCATAATGGCGTGGTTGAAAGCTGTAGGGGTTATAATGTTGGAATAAGCTATGTTGCCTTTTTCATCAATCTTGTAGTGGTGCACCAAAACTCCTCTCGGTGCTTCAACGTAACCTATTCCTTCCCCTTCTTTGGGTTCAATCGGCACGTTTTCTCCCTCAAAGCCCTTATCAAGGAGAGTTCTGGCTATCTCCCCCGTCCTCTCGAGGGCATATACAAGCTCTATGGCTTGGGCTAAGTTATTTAAACTGACGTATCCTTGAGCGAATTTCTCCTTATATTCTTCGTATAGATGCTTCGCCATTGGGGTAAGCATTTCGTACTTCAGCATTAGCCTTGAGAGGGCCCCAACCATGAACACCTCTCCCTTGTATCTGCTCTGCTTTGCAAAGCTGTAGGGCAGAGTTTTTTCTTCAATGTGCTGGAAATAGTCAAAGTGCTCTCCATCATCAGCAATCAGCTTATCCCCATAGAGATAGCCGTTAACTGTAACGTAATGCTCTGCCTTTGCCCCCAAATATTCTTGGCCTGAAAATATGCCCACTGCTCTCCTTGCAAGCTTTAATAATGCCTCGCTTTGCCTTTCCATTCTTTCAAGCTCTTCTACTGTTGGATATCTCCCAAATCCGCCGGGCTTAACGTTGATGCCATGTATTTCCCTCCCCCCGATAACCTCCCTTAGATAGTTGCCGAACGCCTTGATTGTAAGGCCTTCTTTTACTATCTCGCCGTGTTTGCCCGCCATTCTTATTGCGTCAGCATACCCGAAAAGGTCCGGAGCAACTAAGAGGTAGAGGTGCAGAGCATGGCTTTCCAAAACTTCTCCTAGAAGGCCGAGTTCTCTTAGGAGCATTATCTCCTCTGGGACCTCAACCCCAAAGGCTCTCTCAATGGCAAGAACGGAGGCAACGCTGTGAGACAGGTAGCAGATGGCACATATCCTTGCCTCCAAGTCTGGCACGTCCCAGTAGTGCCTTCCAAGGGTTAGGAGCTCGAAGAACCTTGGCCCTTCGAATATTTTCACCTTAACGTCCTTCACTTCTCCGTTCTCGATGATTATCTCCGCCCCTCCGTTTCCTTCAACTCTTGTAAATGCCTCAATTTCAATGCTCACCATCTCAGCTCACCCCTTGCAAAAGTCTTGAACTTTCTCCGAATGTATTCCTCATCGTAGCCAAGCTCTTTGAGAATCTCGAACTCACTTGCGGGATTGGCTTCCTTCGGCAGAGGCCCTCTGCATCCAATACACCCAAGTTGAGATTTTATACAGACTGCATTGCACCCGCCGAGCGTTATTGGACCCAAACAAGGAATCCCCCTCTTAACGAGAACGCACTCGTATTCGTTGAGCTTGCACTCCACACAGACCGGATAGTCCTTTGTAGGTGGCTCAACACCTTTTGCCAAACTCATGAGCACCTGATAAATTTCGTCCTTATCATAAGGACAGCCCGGCAAGGCGTAATCAACGGCCACATGCTGCACAATCGGAGTTGAATCCAAGGCCTTCATTGGGTTTGCTTTCGTTCCATAAACCTTCTCAAGCTTTTCTCTAATTTTTCCTTCAACGCTCGCCTGCACATCCCCATGGGTGGCACATGTTCCAAGGGCTATGAGATATCTTGAGTGGTTTCTTGCGTAGTGAAGTAGATTAAGGTCCCGCTGAGTTGAAACCGTTCCCGTCACTATTGCAACATCAAAGCTATCGTGCTCTTTGAGACTCGAGGCCATATGGAACTCCTTTATCTCATAGAATTCAAGCAGATCAAAGAGCTTTTCGTAGAGGAAGAGAATGTTGAGGGCGCATCCCCCACAATCGGTCAGCTCAAAAACACCAAGCTTGAGCATCATATCAGCCCCCTTGTGGATAGAGCATCCCAATAAGTGAATACAGGACCGTCTTTGCAGACGTATTTAATAGAAGTGCTCGTTCCCACGATGCAGTGGCCACATTTCCCAACCCCACAGCGCATTCTTCTTTCGAGGGTCATGTAAATCCTTCCCGGAGAGAGCTTTCTATCTAAGAGTTCCTTGATGACGTATTTGTACATCACCGGCGGACCGCAGATTAGTGCATAGGTGTTTTCAACGTCAAAGGTTTCTCCTCTAAAGAGATCAGTAACGACACCTTTGCATACCCTCGGTGAATAGCCCTTCTCCAAGTAAATGCACGATGGAGTCTCCACCTCGTAGGCAAGCTTCACATGACAGTTCATGTCCTCCCCGTGCTTCAGTAGATGGATTATCTCATCCCTGAAGAGAATGTCCTCGTAGGCTTTGGTTCCATAGAAAAGATAGATTTCCTCATATTTCCCCGTATCCAAGGCATACCACAGCACTGACCTCAAAGGTGCCATTCCCAAACCGCCAGCCACAAGAACCAAAGTCGATCCTTCCATCTTTTCCATTGGAAAGCCATTGCCATAAGGACCTCTAATCCCAACTACGTCACCCTCTTTGAGCTTATGCATGTATTTTGTCATTCTCCCAACCCTTCTAACACAAAGCTGAAAGTAGCCTTCTCTAGTAGGAGTTGAGCACAGGCTTATCGGAAATTCCCCAAAACCCCTTATATCAACTATAACAAACTGTCCGGGCTTGTATTTGAAGCTTCTGTTGAGCTCTGGATCGACAAATCGAAGTGTGAAAAGCTTTTCCCTTGAGGTGAGCTCCTTCACTTCCAAAATCCTCGCCTCGTATGTCTGAAACGTCATTGTAATCCCTCCCTCACCTCATCGAGAACCTTGACGTGCTCTATCTTAGCCGGACAGAACTCGTCACACCTTCCGCATCCAATACAGTTAAAGCCCGCTGAAGGATCAAAGTAGCTCTTGCAGTAATAGCGGTGCCTGAAGCGATCTAAACGGGTTGGTCTAAAGTTATGTCCTCCAGCAACCAGACCGTGGCTTTCCATGAAGCAGGAATCGTATCTCCTAACCCTTACTGCCTCATAGGCGTTCATCCACAGGTCACACACTTCATAGCATCTACACGTCGGACAAACCATGTTGCAGTTGCCACAGCCCAGGCATATTTTTTCATATTTCTTCCATACCGGGCTGTTGTAGGCTAAATCGAGCATGTCTTCAAGACCCTCCTTGTTGAGATGCTTTTTGAATGAGTTTGCCCTCTTCTCCTCAAACTCCCTGAAGTTCTTCATATCCTCTTCAGTCAGCTCCTCGAAGA
The Thermococcus sp. 2319x1 DNA segment above includes these coding regions:
- a CDS encoding DUF257 family protein; amino-acid sequence: MESLEEVFKLVDKIKFGEIVLVEYYRSFIPEFMTLGLLYYGKSRGLPVIIDDNFDSLHVIQKHLESLGIGEDFRDALVVKTGGKRNVGNVVTRVKFVSEPVIYIRNYEEAGVAVFSKVEKSINIVLGLERLFSFVSSVSEFYTFILAIQSFLGNEKRKAFYLVNKDIASSIQFNPLPELERMATTLIEAVPTPTSSIFTFKKSTSPDLLGKEIEIPAGVIGWK
- the shyA gene encoding NAD(P)-dependent hydrogenase/sulfhydrogenase 2 subunit alpha, producing the protein MSIEIEAFTRVEGNGGAEIIIENGEVKDVKVKIFEGPRFFELLTLGRHYWDVPDLEARICAICYLSHSVASVLAIERAFGVEVPEEIMLLRELGLLGEVLESHALHLYLLVAPDLFGYADAIRMAGKHGEIVKEGLTIKAFGNYLREVIGGREIHGINVKPGGFGRYPTVEELERMERQSEALLKLARRAVGIFSGQEYLGAKAEHYVTVNGYLYGDKLIADDGEHFDYFQHIEEKTLPYSFAKQSRYKGEVFMVGALSRLMLKYEMLTPMAKHLYEEYKEKFAQGYVSLNNLAQAIELVYALERTGEIARTLLDKGFEGENVPIEPKEGEGIGYVEAPRGVLVHHYKIDEKGNIAYSNIITPTAFNHAIMELSLYEEAKKRYGSSDEMTFLQKMEETVRAFDPCISCSVHVVRL
- the shyD gene encoding NAD(P)-dependent hydrogenase/sulfhydrogenase 2 subunit delta, which produces MMLKLGVFELTDCGGCALNILFLYEKLFDLLEFYEIKEFHMASSLKEHDSFDVAIVTGTVSTQRDLNLLHYARNHSRYLIALGTCATHGDVQASVEGKIREKLEKVYGTKANPMKALDSTPIVQHVAVDYALPGCPYDKDEIYQVLMSLAKGVEPPTKDYPVCVECKLNEYECVLVKRGIPCLGPITLGGCNAVCIKSQLGCIGCRGPLPKEANPASEFEILKELGYDEEYIRRKFKTFARGELRW
- the shyC gene encoding NAD(P)-dependent hydrogenase/sulfhydrogenase 2 subunit gamma, giving the protein MTFQTYEARILEVKELTSREKLFTLRFVDPELNRSFKYKPGQFVIVDIRGFGEFPISLCSTPTREGYFQLCVRRVGRMTKYMHKLKEGDVVGIRGPYGNGFPMEKMEGSTLVLVAGGLGMAPLRSVLWYALDTGKYEEIYLFYGTKAYEDILFRDEIIHLLKHGEDMNCHVKLAYEVETPSCIYLEKGYSPRVCKGVVTDLFRGETFDVENTYALICGPPVMYKYVIKELLDRKLSPGRIYMTLERRMRCGVGKCGHCIVGTSTSIKYVCKDGPVFTYWDALSTRGLI